In Pseudoalteromonas xiamenensis, the following are encoded in one genomic region:
- a CDS encoding VOC family protein — protein sequence MLKRIHHIAVIGRNYEKSKWFYCEVLGFSVLAEHYQAHRDSYKIDLVLPSLCQLELFIFKSAPPRPSFPEALGLRHLAFEVDNLDEEIERITRLGIESEAVRIDPYTNKRFCFFADPDGLPIELYETN from the coding sequence GTGCTTAAACGAATTCATCATATTGCTGTTATTGGCCGCAATTATGAAAAATCGAAATGGTTTTATTGTGAGGTGTTAGGTTTTTCGGTTCTTGCGGAACACTATCAAGCACATCGAGATAGTTATAAAATCGACCTAGTGTTACCAAGTTTGTGTCAGCTTGAATTGTTTATCTTTAAAAGTGCTCCACCTAGGCCCAGTTTTCCAGAAGCCTTGGGGTTGCGCCATTTAGCGTTTGAAGTCGATAATTTGGATGAAGAGATTGAGCGAATTACCCGCTTAGGGATTGAGAGTGAAGCGGTGCGTATTGACCCATACACGAACAAGCGTTTTTGCTTTTTTGCAGACCCGGACGGATTACCCATTGAGTTGTATGAAACAAACTAA
- the rfbD gene encoding dTDP-4-dehydrorhamnose reductase — MTWMIVGAGGQLASCLIDRLPRTVAVHAFSREQLDITNEERLLQVVEQIRPSVVINCAAFTQVDLAEEHQAQAYAANVLGVEIIARCANLVGALVVHVSTDYVFAGDAHTPYEVDAFCAPKTFYGQTKLEGERLLIATAFDFVIVRTAWLFSEYGQNFVKTMLKLANTHSSLKIVEDQIGNPTYAGDLARFIIWLVESKQYRNQITHFVGDKSLSWAEFAKVIFNRALTLGVLDKVPDVIPITSGDYPIKTPRPAYSVLATTPSPVPNDWQASLVQVLGCVERQVKVFSSHD; from the coding sequence ATGACGTGGATGATTGTTGGGGCAGGAGGGCAACTTGCGTCCTGCTTAATCGATAGACTGCCTCGAACTGTTGCTGTGCACGCCTTTTCTCGGGAGCAGCTCGATATCACCAATGAAGAAAGACTTTTGCAGGTGGTTGAACAAATTAGGCCATCGGTGGTTATCAACTGTGCAGCATTCACACAGGTGGATTTAGCCGAAGAACATCAAGCACAAGCTTATGCCGCCAATGTGTTGGGCGTTGAGATTATTGCTCGTTGTGCCAATCTAGTCGGCGCATTGGTTGTGCATGTTTCAACGGATTATGTCTTTGCCGGAGATGCTCACACGCCTTATGAAGTCGATGCTTTTTGCGCCCCTAAAACGTTTTATGGGCAAACTAAGCTAGAGGGCGAGAGGTTGCTAATCGCGACGGCATTTGATTTTGTGATTGTGCGTACGGCATGGTTGTTTAGTGAATATGGGCAAAACTTTGTCAAAACCATGTTGAAGCTCGCCAACACCCATTCCTCTTTAAAAATCGTAGAGGATCAAATCGGCAATCCGACTTATGCTGGGGATTTGGCGAGGTTTATCATTTGGCTGGTGGAGTCAAAACAATATCGCAATCAAATCACTCATTTTGTCGGAGACAAGTCGCTCAGTTGGGCTGAGTTTGCGAAAGTGATTTTTAATCGAGCATTAACGCTTGGCGTACTTGATAAGGTCCCTGACGTTATTCCAATAACATCGGGCGATTATCCAATTAAAACACCAAGGCCAGCTTACAGCGTATTAGCAACTACGCCTTCACCAGTGCCGAATGACTGGCAAGCATCCTTAGTGCAGGTTTTAGGCTGTGTGGAACGACAGGTGAAAGTATTCTCTTCGCATGATTGA
- a CDS encoding YjbH domain-containing protein gives MKHSRQAQLLLASLCAGATFSSFANNQTDQAYYGFTGLFNIPNAETLKTGEMAIGYNNQLEFRGKYVDGHNFNFTAGLFDGLEVAGKVAASSMNHNLFYSEGKGEIRDLSFNAKYQIPYIPKDWFSLAIGAQDLGGQPIISKHIM, from the coding sequence TTGAAACACTCTCGTCAAGCTCAGCTTCTTTTAGCCAGCCTTTGTGCAGGCGCGACCTTCTCTTCTTTTGCAAATAATCAAACAGACCAAGCCTATTATGGATTTACCGGCCTATTCAACATTCCCAACGCAGAAACGCTAAAAACAGGCGAAATGGCGATTGGTTATAATAATCAGTTAGAGTTTAGAGGCAAATACGTTGATGGTCACAACTTTAACTTTACGGCTGGTTTGTTTGATGGATTAGAAGTTGCAGGCAAAGTGGCTGCGTCTTCAATGAATCACAATCTGTTTTATTCCGAAGGTAAAGGTGAGATACGCGACCTTTCCTTTAACGCCAAATATCAAATTCCTTATATTCCTAAAGACTGGTTTTCACTAGCGATTGGTGCTCAAGACTTAGGGGGGCAGCCAATAATTTCGAAGCATATTATGTAG
- a CDS encoding YfhL family 4Fe-4S dicluster ferredoxin produces MALLINSKCINCDMCEPECPNEAIYMGAKIYEIDPDKCTECVGHYDKPTCVSVCPIDCVKPDPERRETLDELAEKFLRLTQS; encoded by the coding sequence ATGGCATTGCTCATCAACTCAAAATGCATCAACTGTGACATGTGTGAGCCGGAATGCCCGAACGAAGCCATTTATATGGGGGCAAAGATTTATGAAATCGACCCAGATAAGTGTACGGAATGTGTTGGCCATTACGACAAACCAACGTGTGTCAGTGTCTGCCCTATCGATTGCGTAAAGCCCGATCCAGAACGGCGTGAAACACTCGATGAATTAGCCGAAAAGTTTTTACGGTTAACGCAAAGCTGA
- the ndk gene encoding nucleoside-diphosphate kinase: MALERTFSIVKPDAVAKNHIGAIYSRFEAAGLKIVASKMVHLSQEKAEGFYAEHKERPFFGALVSFMTSGPVMVQVLEGEDAVRKNREIMGATNPAQAAAGTLRHDFADSIDENAVHGSDAPESAAREIAYFFADEEICPRTR; this comes from the coding sequence ATGGCTTTAGAGCGTACTTTTTCTATCGTTAAGCCTGATGCGGTTGCTAAGAACCACATCGGTGCTATTTACAGCCGTTTCGAAGCAGCAGGTCTTAAGATCGTAGCTTCTAAAATGGTTCACCTTTCACAAGAGAAAGCAGAAGGTTTCTACGCAGAACACAAAGAGCGTCCTTTCTTTGGCGCACTAGTGTCTTTCATGACTTCTGGTCCAGTAATGGTTCAAGTTCTTGAAGGTGAAGATGCAGTTCGTAAGAACCGTGAAATCATGGGCGCAACGAACCCAGCTCAAGCAGCTGCTGGTACTTTACGTCACGACTTCGCTGACAGCATCGACGAAAACGCAGTACACGGTTCAGACGCTCCAGAGTCTGCAGCACGTGAAATCGCGTACTTCTTCGCTGACGAAGAAATCTGTCCACGTACTCGTTAA
- the yegQ gene encoding tRNA 5-hydroxyuridine modification protein YegQ encodes MFTPELLSPAGSLKNMRYAFAYGADAVYAGQPRYSLRVRNNEFDLDNLALGINEAHAQNKKLYVVSNIAPHNAKVKTYMRDIEPVIEMKPDALIMSDPGLIMLVREKWPEMPIHLSVQANAVNFATVNFWAKQGIERVILSRELSLEEIAEIRELCPQTELEVFVHGALCMAYSGRCLLSGYINKRDPNQGTCTNACRWSYDAKPAVETATGDVVHKFDPKQIIPTLGEGKPTDEIFLLEEQGRPGEYMPAFEDEHGTYIMNSKDLRAVQYVDQLTKMGVHSLKIEGRTKSFYYVARTAQVYRRAIDDAVAGRPFDASLMSTLENLAHRGYTEGFLKRHVHQEYQNYDYGHSVSDQQQFVGEVLGRTSNGLVEIDVKNKFCTGHRLELMTPQGNIHFNLEHMENRKGEKIDDAKGSGHIVKIPLPEDIDLSHAILMRNLNDHEDTRNPFKKG; translated from the coding sequence ATGTTTACACCAGAATTATTATCACCGGCAGGTAGTTTAAAGAACATGCGCTACGCGTTCGCCTACGGAGCCGATGCCGTTTATGCGGGCCAACCGCGTTATAGTCTACGTGTTCGTAACAACGAATTTGATCTTGATAACCTCGCATTAGGTATTAACGAGGCGCATGCGCAAAACAAAAAATTATACGTAGTCTCAAACATTGCGCCACATAACGCGAAAGTAAAGACGTACATGCGCGATATTGAACCTGTCATTGAAATGAAACCTGATGCGCTAATCATGTCGGATCCTGGTTTGATTATGTTGGTACGTGAAAAATGGCCAGAGATGCCAATTCACCTTTCAGTGCAAGCAAACGCGGTTAACTTTGCCACGGTGAACTTCTGGGCTAAACAAGGAATTGAGCGTGTTATTTTGTCACGCGAATTGTCACTTGAAGAAATCGCAGAAATTCGCGAACTATGTCCACAGACCGAACTCGAAGTGTTTGTTCATGGCGCACTTTGCATGGCGTATTCAGGGCGTTGCTTGCTGTCTGGTTACATCAATAAGCGCGATCCAAACCAAGGCACATGTACAAATGCATGTCGTTGGAGCTACGATGCAAAGCCGGCCGTTGAAACAGCCACGGGTGATGTTGTCCATAAATTTGACCCAAAACAAATCATCCCAACGCTTGGCGAAGGTAAACCAACTGACGAAATTTTCTTACTAGAAGAACAAGGTCGTCCGGGCGAATATATGCCTGCATTCGAAGACGAGCATGGTACGTATATCATGAACTCCAAAGATTTACGTGCAGTTCAATACGTTGATCAACTAACTAAAATGGGTGTACACAGCCTAAAAATTGAAGGCCGTACTAAATCATTCTATTACGTAGCACGCACAGCTCAAGTCTACCGCCGCGCGATTGACGATGCCGTTGCAGGTCGCCCATTTGATGCCAGCTTAATGAGTACGCTAGAGAACCTTGCTCACCGTGGTTACACTGAAGGCTTTTTAAAACGTCACGTACACCAAGAATATCAAAACTACGACTATGGCCACTCTGTCTCGGACCAGCAGCAATTTGTTGGTGAAGTGCTGGGTCGTACAAGTAATGGATTAGTCGAAATTGACGTCAAAAATAAGTTCTGTACTGGTCACCGACTTGAATTGATGACTCCGCAAGGCAACATTCATTTTAACCTTGAGCACATGGAAAACCGTAAAGGCGAAAAAATTGACGATGCAAAAGGCTCTGGCCACATTGTGAAAATACCATTGCCTGAAGATATTGACTTGTCACACGCTATTTTGATGCGTAACTTAAACGATCATGAGGACACTCGTAACCCGTTTAAGAAGGGCTAA
- a CDS encoding sugar transferase, whose protein sequence is MLRLFDILFAFFGLLFAIPFLVILFVIGLFDTGSPVFRQKRVGKNKKPFTLVKFRTMTVGTESVASHLANSAEITKFGAFMRRTKLDELPQLWNVLKGEMSLVGPRPNLFNQEDLIVEREKLGVYDFRPGITGLAQIQNIDMSTPALLAKTDKEMIDSLNVAKYFQYIIATVAGSGSGDAVKNRD, encoded by the coding sequence ATGTTACGACTTTTCGATATTTTGTTTGCATTTTTTGGTTTGTTATTCGCAATCCCTTTTTTAGTCATTTTATTTGTTATAGGCTTATTCGATACTGGCTCGCCTGTTTTTCGGCAAAAGCGTGTTGGTAAAAATAAAAAACCATTTACTTTAGTGAAGTTTCGTACAATGACGGTCGGTACTGAATCGGTTGCTAGCCATTTAGCAAATTCAGCTGAGATTACCAAGTTTGGGGCTTTCATGCGTCGAACTAAGTTGGATGAATTGCCGCAGTTATGGAATGTGTTAAAAGGTGAAATGAGTTTAGTTGGTCCTCGTCCCAATCTTTTTAACCAAGAAGACTTGATCGTAGAGCGAGAAAAATTAGGTGTGTATGACTTTCGTCCAGGTATAACAGGACTGGCCCAAATTCAAAATATCGATATGTCTACACCTGCGCTGCTTGCAAAAACCGATAAAGAAATGATTGATTCGTTAAATGTAGCTAAGTACTTTCAATATATTATTGCTACTGTTGCTGGTAGTGGCAGTGGTGATGCGGTTAAGAATAGAGACTAA
- a CDS encoding NAD-dependent epimerase/dehydratase family protein, protein MQACTENNVYTNLLFVLSKIPFKLFELFKGLRMSDKILLTGYSGFVGHHFLNIVQSLESLHLLGRTNPPNGYKYLQANIDATSEYFKVLEGVGVVIHIAARVQVMRETGLNSQQEFRETNTIGTLNLAKQAANAGVKRFVFVSSVKVNGESTTNKPPFRFDDEHRPEDPYGISKSEAEQKLFDLGKETGMEIVVIRPPLVYGEGVKANFASLMKLASKKSCYHLGQLARINAA, encoded by the coding sequence GTGCAAGCATGTACTGAAAATAATGTATATACAAATTTGCTATTTGTACTTAGTAAAATACCTTTCAAGCTTTTTGAATTATTTAAAGGCCTAAGAATGAGCGATAAGATTTTATTAACCGGTTACTCGGGATTTGTAGGTCATCACTTTTTGAATATTGTGCAATCACTAGAAAGTTTGCATTTACTTGGCCGAACAAATCCTCCAAATGGTTACAAATATTTACAAGCAAATATAGATGCAACATCGGAGTATTTTAAGGTACTGGAGGGGGTTGGGGTTGTAATTCACATTGCCGCTCGCGTCCAGGTTATGAGAGAAACAGGTCTGAATTCACAGCAAGAGTTCCGAGAGACAAATACAATCGGTACTCTTAATCTAGCCAAGCAAGCAGCTAATGCAGGTGTTAAGCGATTTGTATTTGTTAGTTCTGTCAAAGTTAATGGTGAGAGCACAACTAATAAGCCGCCTTTTAGATTCGATGACGAGCATCGTCCAGAAGACCCTTACGGAATTTCGAAATCAGAAGCTGAACAAAAGTTGTTTGATTTAGGAAAAGAAACAGGAATGGAAATAGTGGTGATTCGGCCTCCATTAGTTTATGGAGAAGGGGTTAAAGCCAATTTTGCTTCATTAATGAAGCTTGCTTCAAAAAAATCCTGTTACCATTTGGGGCAATTAGCGCGAATAAACGCAGCTTAG
- a CDS encoding GGDEF domain-containing response regulator: MNSWLVYLLEDNEDDAYLVQEYLANIQSKRRFRVKVFSTIQSLKQTLGSVRPDALLLDLNLPESLGLNTLVTVKQFAHDVPIIVLTGNAEEHFGEKAIQLGAQDYLPKSDISGPLLSRTIVISKERFELHKNLEQLVKLDRLTMLYNRGAFDEQIQLAIREAQRHQLRFALLFIDLDKFKPVNDLYGHQAGDQLLKLIGAKLKMNNRASDYIARYGGDEFVIIAKHINSVDELEQLSRIKYEQLADTYCVEDLNGKIVEIQLELSIGGVLYPEDGISEEVLLSQADQVMYEAKTNGLGFKVAG, translated from the coding sequence ATGAACAGCTGGTTGGTTTATTTACTTGAAGACAATGAAGACGATGCTTATTTGGTGCAAGAGTACTTAGCCAATATTCAAAGTAAGCGCCGATTTAGAGTAAAAGTGTTTAGCACTATACAGTCGCTCAAACAAACACTGGGCAGCGTGAGGCCTGATGCACTGCTTCTTGATTTAAATTTGCCAGAAAGTCTCGGGTTAAATACCCTAGTGACGGTTAAACAATTCGCACATGATGTCCCAATCATTGTGTTAACTGGCAATGCCGAGGAACACTTTGGTGAAAAAGCCATTCAACTTGGCGCACAGGATTACTTACCCAAAAGTGATATAAGCGGACCTCTGTTAAGTCGAACGATTGTTATCTCAAAAGAGCGATTTGAACTTCATAAAAATTTGGAGCAACTCGTTAAACTTGATCGCCTTACGATGCTTTACAACCGCGGTGCTTTTGACGAACAGATCCAATTAGCCATCCGAGAAGCACAGCGCCACCAGCTACGTTTTGCTTTATTATTCATAGATCTAGACAAATTCAAACCCGTCAATGACTTATATGGACATCAAGCAGGTGACCAGCTATTAAAATTGATTGGCGCAAAATTAAAAATGAATAATCGAGCGTCAGACTACATTGCTCGCTATGGAGGCGATGAGTTTGTCATTATTGCTAAGCACATTAATTCCGTTGATGAATTAGAACAACTTTCACGCATTAAATATGAGCAACTAGCTGACACTTATTGCGTGGAAGACCTCAATGGCAAAATCGTTGAGATCCAATTGGAACTGAGTATTGGTGGTGTTCTTTACCCCGAAGATGGGATCAGTGAAGAAGTACTATTGAGTCAGGCGGATCAGGTGATGTATGAAGCCAAAACCAACGGCCTCGGTTTTAAAGTTGCGGGTTAA
- a CDS encoding response regulator, with the protein MMTKAEIILVEDDPDDVYLFMSACEHLEPQPHVAVLGNGAELMQLVEQEDCRDKVILIDLNMPLMDGLETMAKLNAFPEKDTLCFIGFTTSSNQHDVKRAYELGAKSFISKPGTLVEMIDLLQTLSRYWFKFNRFYKEV; encoded by the coding sequence ATGATGACTAAAGCCGAGATTATTTTAGTTGAAGACGATCCTGATGACGTGTACTTGTTTATGAGCGCTTGTGAACACCTTGAGCCGCAACCACATGTTGCTGTGCTTGGAAATGGCGCTGAATTAATGCAACTAGTTGAACAAGAGGATTGTCGAGACAAAGTTATCCTAATTGATCTAAATATGCCGCTTATGGATGGTTTAGAGACGATGGCAAAGTTAAATGCCTTTCCTGAAAAAGATACCCTGTGTTTCATCGGATTTACGACATCCAGCAACCAACATGATGTAAAACGGGCTTACGAACTCGGTGCAAAATCGTTTATCAGCAAACCGGGGACTCTCGTTGAGATGATCGATCTATTGCAAACGTTGAGTAGATATTGGTTTAAGTTCAACCGTTTTTATAAGGAAGTGTAA
- a CDS encoding PAS domain-containing sensor histidine kinase, translating to MPHGHCYLWQEHILWTNVVSDLVIATAYFSIPIAILIFANKRKDVGFHWLFLLFSAFILLCGITHLMGIYTVWNGTYGLQGLSKAATAAVSLITAVYLFRLIPEAIKLPTLIQFEGVQAELVHANKESANLKNQVAEHQLTQFMLNAHPAGTLLIDDSLTIVYCNPAILRELNYPHKRALIGKHLSDFISIDDPDISFGSLGELLEKTTSLTQTALCHVVAAQGTKIPMSMTVVQEKLHDQDMILISFLNLSEQRQIEAQLIDYHKRMERVIDATEDGIWEWYVQENRVVYSNTLMKLIGKAHIEKPQFEDWFSHIHPDYRTEVMNAINQHLASKDKYQIQYLGLDKDGEYSWFSAIGDSQFDDEGNAIVMSGSLRNIQRSKQLELQVKEKTDILNAIYNGSSQAIWLLQVEENDFTFLEFNETASSRSGIAVSNIIGKRLSELAKTVISDELTAQLNGNYRRCVQEAKPIEYIECIPLGNEPRWYQTTLYPLFEKNSITKIVGSAIDISTRIEIEEALNQNQQFLEKMINSAVCGLYLFHLGKRKTVRINQRFIDLLGYDLDELQDVETQNDCYHPDDIESMTAHWQAVKQGSEGQLLPIKYRFKHKDGSWVWCYCVNTVVTFKNETTPEIVLGTFVDITEQTLLLNQLQESNAHLEQFAFVASHDLQEPLRKISAFSDSLRSRLKAHAEQDEKIEFELSRLVDSASRMRTMIQDLLKLSRIHSTELTRRPTTLKAIVEDTQDQLSYILHESKAKLFYTGEDIELKLDHSLFIQVFQNLIANSIKFRQPDEVPIIKISVTESSYSWKISYQDNGIGIADEFRQQVFEPFRRLNAQSRYPGSGMGLAICKQIIKRHGGSIMCSDPIDKIGAQFQIELPKKERSNS from the coding sequence ATGCCGCACGGTCACTGTTACTTGTGGCAAGAACACATTTTGTGGACAAACGTCGTGTCTGATTTGGTGATAGCCACAGCCTATTTCTCCATTCCCATCGCTATCCTAATTTTTGCAAACAAACGTAAAGATGTTGGGTTTCATTGGCTCTTTTTGCTGTTTTCGGCGTTTATTTTGCTGTGCGGCATTACCCATTTAATGGGTATTTATACTGTTTGGAACGGCACGTACGGCCTACAAGGCCTCTCCAAGGCTGCAACAGCAGCGGTATCGCTGATCACCGCAGTGTATTTGTTTAGATTAATCCCCGAAGCGATAAAACTTCCGACACTCATCCAATTTGAAGGCGTACAAGCAGAGCTTGTCCACGCAAACAAAGAAAGTGCCAATCTTAAAAACCAAGTCGCTGAACATCAATTAACACAGTTCATGCTAAATGCACATCCGGCGGGTACTTTACTTATTGATGACAGTTTAACAATCGTTTATTGCAACCCAGCAATATTGCGCGAGCTGAATTACCCACACAAACGGGCGCTCATAGGAAAGCACCTAAGCGACTTCATCTCCATTGATGACCCAGATATCAGCTTCGGTTCTTTGGGTGAACTATTAGAAAAGACAACGTCGCTAACCCAAACGGCACTTTGTCATGTGGTCGCAGCACAAGGCACCAAAATCCCAATGAGCATGACGGTAGTCCAAGAGAAACTCCACGACCAAGACATGATATTAATTTCTTTTCTGAACTTGTCTGAACAACGTCAAATTGAAGCACAACTTATTGATTACCATAAACGAATGGAAAGAGTTATCGATGCGACGGAAGATGGTATTTGGGAATGGTACGTACAAGAGAACCGCGTCGTCTATTCGAATACATTGATGAAACTCATCGGAAAAGCACACATTGAGAAACCACAATTCGAAGATTGGTTTTCGCATATTCACCCCGATTATCGAACGGAGGTAATGAATGCGATTAACCAGCACCTAGCCTCAAAAGATAAATACCAAATTCAATATCTTGGACTCGATAAAGATGGCGAATACAGTTGGTTTTCAGCCATTGGTGACAGTCAGTTTGATGATGAAGGCAACGCGATTGTAATGTCTGGCTCATTAAGAAATATTCAACGCAGCAAGCAGTTAGAACTGCAAGTAAAAGAGAAAACAGACATTCTCAATGCGATTTATAATGGTTCAAGCCAAGCAATTTGGTTATTGCAAGTTGAAGAAAATGACTTCACGTTTCTTGAATTCAATGAAACCGCATCAAGTCGCAGTGGGATAGCTGTCAGCAACATTATCGGTAAACGTCTATCCGAACTTGCCAAAACAGTCATTTCTGACGAACTCACTGCACAGCTCAATGGCAATTATCGACGTTGCGTCCAAGAAGCTAAGCCTATCGAATACATCGAATGTATCCCTCTAGGCAACGAGCCTCGATGGTATCAAACGACACTCTACCCATTGTTTGAAAAAAACAGTATTACGAAAATTGTTGGCTCGGCAATTGATATTAGTACCCGAATCGAAATAGAAGAGGCGTTAAATCAGAACCAACAGTTTTTGGAAAAAATGATTAATTCCGCGGTCTGTGGTCTTTACCTATTCCATCTGGGTAAACGTAAAACAGTTAGGATCAATCAACGCTTTATTGATTTGCTTGGCTATGACTTAGACGAGCTGCAAGACGTTGAGACACAAAATGACTGCTATCACCCTGATGATATTGAAAGCATGACGGCACATTGGCAAGCGGTCAAACAAGGGAGTGAAGGTCAATTGCTGCCGATTAAATACCGCTTTAAACACAAAGATGGCAGCTGGGTATGGTGCTATTGCGTGAATACGGTTGTTACGTTCAAGAATGAAACCACCCCTGAGATTGTGTTGGGTACGTTTGTGGATATTACTGAACAAACTTTATTGCTCAATCAACTGCAGGAGTCAAATGCACACCTCGAACAGTTTGCTTTTGTCGCTTCTCACGACTTACAGGAACCACTCAGAAAAATATCAGCCTTTTCAGATAGCCTTCGAAGTCGACTCAAGGCGCACGCAGAGCAAGACGAAAAAATTGAATTTGAACTATCTCGATTAGTCGACTCTGCATCACGAATGCGGACAATGATCCAAGACTTGCTCAAACTCTCTCGCATTCACTCCACAGAACTCACTCGTCGACCAACGACATTAAAGGCGATTGTAGAAGACACCCAAGATCAGCTCAGTTATATACTTCATGAAAGCAAAGCCAAATTGTTTTATACCGGTGAAGACATTGAACTTAAACTCGACCATTCGTTATTTATTCAGGTATTTCAAAATTTGATAGCGAATAGCATTAAATTCCGGCAACCGGACGAAGTACCTATTATTAAAATCAGTGTTACTGAAAGCAGCTACAGTTGGAAAATCAGCTATCAAGATAACGGTATTGGTATTGCCGATGAGTTTAGACAACAGGTATTCGAACCATTTCGCCGCTTGAATGCACAAAGCCGCTATCCAGGTAGCGGTATGGGACTCGCTATTTGCAAGCAAATTATTAAGCGCCACGGTGGCTCTATTATGTGTAGCGATCCGATAGACAAAATTGGTGCTCAATTCCAAATAGAATTGCCGAAAAAGGAGAGAAGCAACTCATGA
- a CDS encoding glycosyltransferase family 2 protein — protein MKISIITVCYNSAAIIEDTIKSVIAQTYDNIEYIIVDGGSKDETLTIVEKYKEHVDVLISEPDKGIYDAMNKGIEVSTGEIVGILNSDDFYEREDVIRAVVENFDSSIDLLFGDLVFVKPENLKKVTRYYSLPKFKRWHLRFGWMPPHPATFIRKEVYNQFGLYKTHYRISADYEFLCDYSWSRN, from the coding sequence GTGAAAATTAGTATAATCACCGTCTGTTACAACAGCGCAGCAATAATTGAAGACACCATAAAATCTGTTATAGCTCAAACTTACGATAACATAGAATACATTATAGTCGACGGTGGGTCCAAGGATGAGACTTTAACGATAGTAGAAAAATATAAAGAGCATGTAGATGTTTTGATTTCTGAACCTGATAAGGGTATTTACGATGCAATGAATAAGGGGATTGAGGTTTCGACTGGTGAAATAGTGGGGATCTTAAATTCTGATGACTTTTATGAAAGAGAAGATGTAATTAGAGCGGTGGTAGAAAACTTTGATTCATCTATAGATTTATTATTTGGTGACTTAGTATTTGTCAAGCCAGAAAATTTAAAGAAAGTTACTCGTTATTATTCTTTACCTAAATTTAAAAGATGGCATTTGAGGTTTGGTTGGATGCCCCCTCATCCAGCTACGTTTATTAGAAAGGAGGTGTATAACCAATTTGGGTTGTATAAAACGCATTATAGAATCTCGGCAGATTATGAGTTTTTGTGCGATTATTCTTGGTCAAGAAATTAA